A DNA window from Anastrepha obliqua isolate idAnaObli1 chromosome 5, idAnaObli1_1.0, whole genome shotgun sequence contains the following coding sequences:
- the LOC129248119 gene encoding serine protease easter-like, which produces MGFVKNILALITCGLSVLGSVAVETTYGACQTPNRTPGDCVVIQSCTVLYTLALKPNLKNDELIFLQSSKCGTIGKNPLVCCPKPTNIPQNPPSVKTSETTYGACQTPNRTPGDCVVIQSCTVLYTLALKPNLKNDELIFLQSSKCGTIGKNPLVCCPKPTNIPQNPPSVKTSDETCETPNGIKGKCISISKCNTLLPLTRNDRSKSENNFLTRSMCGKDSTQICCPDPQESDRGKLPLPPNCGPVPLIKRIAGGRVTDIDEFPWTALIIYSKGNGKTGLHCGGSLINERYVLTAAHCISERILPSSWHVTGVRLGEWNQETERDCQTDRRGNSLCADPHIDIDVVEQICSPLYNVRTQENDIALLRLREKVNFNDFVKPICLPVDRNLQLNNFENATMDIAGWGATETSNNSKIKLKALVKGQNLNICKYKYHTYANIELGDTHMCAVGEKGEDTCRGDSGGPLMFPQWYNALESYFLVGVVSLGPEPCGQEGFPGVYTRVGYFLNWIQNTIRK; this is translated from the exons AAACAACTTATGGAGCCTGTCAGACACCAAACAGAACACCTGGTGATTGCGTGGTAATACAATCTTGCACTGTTCTATATACCTTGGCTTTAAAACCTAATTTGAAGAAtgatgaattaatatttttacaaagcAGTAAATGCGGGACGATTGGCAAAAATCCACTG GTGTGCTGCCCTAAGCCTACTAATATACCTCAAAATCCACCTAGTGTCAAAACATCag AAACAACTTATGGAGCCTGTCAGACACCAAACAGAACACCTGGTGATTGCGTGGTAATACAATCTTGCACTGTTCTATATACCTTGGCTTTAAAACCTAATTTGAAGAAtgatgaattaatatttttacaaagcAGTAAATGCGGGACGATTGGCAAAAATCCACTG GTGTGCTGCCCTAAGCCTACTAATATACCTCAAAATCCACCTAGTGTCAAAACATCag ATGAGAcatgtgaaacaccaaatggaaTAAAAGGGAAGTGTATATCTATAAGTAAATGCAACACTTTATTACCGTTAACCAGAAATGACCGATCGAAAAGtgaaaacaactttttaacAAGAAGTATGTGCGGAAAAGACTCTACTCAG ATATGCTGCCCTGATCCACAAGAGAGTGACAGGGGAAAGCTGCCTTTACCTCCGAATTGTGGGCCCGTTCCGTTAATAAAACGTATTGCTGGTGGACGCGTGACTGATATTGATGAATTTCCTTGGACTGCATTGATCATATACTCCAAAG GTAACGGAAAGACAGGCCTTCATTGTGGCGGTAGTCTCATAAACGAACGTTACGTTCTCACGGCAGCACATTGTATTAGCGAGCGGATCCTTCCTTCAAGTTGGCATGTGACTGGAGTTCGATTGGGTGAATGGAATCAAGAGACAGAAAGAGATTGTCAAACTGATAGACGAGGAAATTCGTTGTGTGCAGACCCGCACATCGATATAGATGTTGTGGAACAAATATGCTCTCCGCTATACAATGTAAGAACTCAAGAAAATGATATAGCATTACTACGCCTTCGAGAAAAAgttaatttcaacgattttgtTAAGCCGATTTGCTTACCTGTCGATAGAAATTTACAGTTAAACAACTTTGAAAATGCGACTATGGACATTGCTGGATGGGGAGCTACTGAAACAAgtaataatagtaaaataaaactgaaagcATTGGTAAAGGGGCAAAAtctgaatatatgtaaatataaataccaCACTTATGCAAATATTGAATTGGGAGACACTCACATGTGCGCTGTTGGCGAGAAAGGTGAGGATACTTGTCGTGGTGATTCCGGTGGACCTCTTATGTTTCCACAATGGTACAATGCATTGGAATCATACTTTCTGGTTGGTGTAGTTTCTCTTGGACCAGAGCCTTGCGGTCAGGAAGGATTTCCTGGTGTATATACTCGTGtggggtattttttaaattggatACAAAacacaattagaaaataa